The DNA window TAAACTTTCAATTTTGGACTACAAAGCACAGTACATAAAATTCAGTTAATGGttaacatgttatatttatactttaagtTACAAATTATCCATTAATATCTTGAAATGcctatattgttttttaataggaagaaaatacaaaaaatggtGAAAACTTCAAAGATTGTACAAGAAATTTACAAAATAGCTTCAGGCTCAAGGGAGAAACTATTACCTACAAGACTAAGTCAGCTATTTTTGCCTGCTAATATAAATTTTTTAGATACTAAAGTCCAGATTGACGGAAATTGTAAGAGCCAATGGGTAAGATGAATgaataaaaatgagaaattttaacactcctacaaaaagacgtttctagtcctgatttcttcaagcccgttcccctggctgtggtttcgctagatagtagatagggacagtggaaatctcgttaatccattcattaatggatttaaatggcaatttcatttaaatacaaaattattagcctgatattaataacctttcaagttgctctggggcctattaggccccacttttcgtaggagtgttaattgaaagattaatttcaagtttattttaaaaggaaatactTTTGCTTTTGATTAATAGAAATTAATGATGTTATCTCTGGTACAAAGCCAttaaaaattactatatttatatgcatttactatatttaaaatgatatccgcattttttattgtaatattttgtttatgaatttattattctCAGATATTGCAAACACAAGGTATAGTCATTCCAGCAGGTCCAGGTACATTTCATCTTCTACCTCTAGCAAACAAAGCAATGAATAAACTCATAGTTATTGtggatgaagaaatgaaaaagatTGGAGGTCAGAAAATAATCATGCCATGTTTAACAACTGGAGACTTATGGAAGACATCAGGTGGGTCTGTAAACTATGCATCTTAATACTGAGAATAACCGAAAAACCTGATTAGTATCATTTTATCAGAGCAAGCTACCTACTTAGGTctacatttttcaaaaaaatcagTCCATTGATGATTATgaataatcacacacacacacttttgtatGTTCTCAAAAAGGATTagaatatattcttttatcattTAGGTTTCCtagctgttaacaatatttttcagcTGTACACCTGATAATATCTGATGAAGTTTGGTCAACCTAGGAGATTTGATTTAACATAACATTGATATAATCTAAACctgtataaaaaaagtaaaattcaaaGCTAgacattattcaaatatttatgaagCTTTGCTTTAAATTAATTGTATCCACTGCCTACAAAGACAACCAATTTTAGAAGCCAATGgccctgttaaaaaataaagctatcaaaatttgtatttgtgcTCCATGGTGTTGTCATTCTCAGTACTGTCTGTTCAATTAACAATCTTagacacctcaatcagatcctcttAACTTTTCTTCTTTCAAGGGAAAAACATGTTTAGAGATCATAACTTATCTTCTTTGGTTACCTTTCCATTCCAGGTATTATTCTAGTAGTTCCCCTCTGAAACCTTTTGAACAATTTAATGTCCTTTCTGAGGTAAGGAACCCAAGacaacacaatactccaaatgtgatCTCATCAATGCTCCATATAATGACATTATAAGATCTATAGAATGTATTTAGTATTTccatagatacaacctaaaattgtGTTCACCTTGC is part of the Tachypleus tridentatus isolate NWPU-2018 chromosome 4, ASM421037v1, whole genome shotgun sequence genome and encodes:
- the LOC143248364 gene encoding putative proline--tRNA ligase, mitochondrial isoform X1; protein product: MKKIQKMVKTSKIVQEIYKIASGSREKLLPTRLSQLFLPANINFLDTKVQIDGNCKSQWILQTQGIVIPAGPGTFHLLPLANKAMNKLIVIVDEEMKKIGGQKIIMPCLTTGDLWKTSGGSVNYAS
- the LOC143248364 gene encoding putative proline--tRNA ligase, mitochondrial isoform X2, whose amino-acid sequence is MVKTSKIVQEIYKIASGSREKLLPTRLSQLFLPANINFLDTKVQIDGNCKSQWILQTQGIVIPAGPGTFHLLPLANKAMNKLIVIVDEEMKKIGGQKIIMPCLTTGDLWKTSGGSVNYAS